A single window of Vibrio sp. SCSIO 43137 DNA harbors:
- the ruvC gene encoding crossover junction endodeoxyribonuclease RuvC, producing MIILGIDPGSRITGYGVIRQEGRHLHYLGSGCIRTSQDDLPGRLKQIYAGVSEIITQFQPDEFAIEQVFMSKNADSALKLGQARGSAIVAAVNADLPVYEYAARLIKQAVVGTGGADKAQVQHMVMSMLKLPSKPQADAADALGVAICHANTNKTMIALAGKATSAKKGRYR from the coding sequence ATGATAATTCTTGGTATTGATCCAGGCTCCCGCATTACAGGTTATGGTGTTATCAGGCAGGAAGGCAGACATCTGCATTATCTGGGGAGTGGATGTATCCGTACCTCTCAGGACGACCTTCCGGGACGATTAAAGCAGATATACGCCGGAGTAAGTGAAATCATTACCCAATTTCAACCCGATGAATTTGCCATCGAGCAGGTATTTATGTCGAAGAATGCCGACTCAGCATTAAAACTGGGGCAGGCAAGGGGCAGTGCCATTGTTGCAGCGGTAAATGCAGACTTGCCCGTTTATGAGTATGCGGCCAGACTCATCAAGCAGGCCGTAGTAGGAACGGGGGGGGCAGATAAGGCGCAGGTTCAGCATATGGTGATGAGTATGCTCAAACTGCCCAGCAAACCACAGGCAGATGCCGCTGATGCCCTCGGTGTGGCCATATGTCACGCCAATACCAATAAAACCATGATTGCCCTGGCAGGCAAAGCGACCAGTGCCAAAAAAGGGCGCTATCGCTGA
- the ruvA gene encoding Holliday junction branch migration protein RuvA, with amino-acid sequence MIGRLRGILVDKQPPELLIEVSGIGYEVQMPMSCFYELPEIGQEAIVYTHFVVREDAQLLYGFNTIKERALFREVIKANGVGPKLGLAILSGMTAAQFVSCVEREDISTLVKLPGVGKKTAERLVVEMKDRLKGWGAGDLFTPATDAAPLDSAPAAEPVQNAEDEAVSALIALGYKPQQASKVVSQVAKPDMSSEGLIREALKSMV; translated from the coding sequence GTGATTGGACGCCTTCGCGGAATTCTCGTTGATAAGCAGCCACCGGAGCTGCTTATAGAAGTTAGTGGTATCGGCTATGAAGTTCAGATGCCGATGAGCTGTTTTTATGAGCTGCCTGAGATTGGTCAGGAAGCGATAGTGTATACCCATTTTGTTGTGCGGGAAGACGCTCAGCTACTGTATGGCTTTAACACCATAAAAGAGCGTGCGCTATTCCGCGAAGTGATAAAAGCTAACGGGGTAGGGCCTAAACTTGGTCTGGCAATCTTGTCAGGCATGACAGCTGCCCAGTTTGTATCCTGTGTAGAGCGGGAAGATATCTCAACACTGGTTAAACTGCCGGGTGTTGGTAAGAAGACCGCCGAACGTCTGGTTGTTGAAATGAAAGACCGCCTGAAAGGCTGGGGTGCCGGTGATCTGTTTACCCCGGCAACGGATGCGGCTCCTCTGGATTCAGCTCCGGCTGCAGAACCGGTGCAAAATGCTGAAGACGAAGCCGTGAGCGCACTAATTGCCCTTGGCTACAAGCCACAGCAGGCGTCGAAAGTGGTCTCTCAGGTCGCTAAGCCTGATATGTCGAGCGAAGGCTTGATCAGAGAAGCACTCAAATCCATGGTTTAA
- the ruvB gene encoding Holliday junction branch migration DNA helicase RuvB, giving the protein MIEADRLIAPDNPVFKDEDVIDRAIRPKKLADYQGQDHVRDQMEIFIKAAQLRDEALDHLLIFGPPGLGKTTLANIVANEMEVNIRTTSGPVLEKAGDLAALLTNLEENDVLFIDEIHRLSPMVEEVLYPAMEDYQLDIMIGEGPAARSIKIDLPPFTLIGATTRAGSLTSPLRDRFGIVQRLEYYKVEDLQHIVQRSASCLNLSMDPGGALEVARRARGTPRIANRLLRRVRDYAEVKGDGHISAEVADKALDMLDVDSQGFDYMDRKLLLAIMEKFSGGPVGLDNLAAAIGEEKDTIEDVLEPYLIQQGYLQRTPRGRIATSRAYLHFGLVQP; this is encoded by the coding sequence ATGATAGAAGCTGACCGTTTGATCGCACCGGATAATCCGGTATTTAAAGATGAAGATGTGATAGACCGTGCCATAAGGCCGAAAAAGCTGGCGGATTATCAGGGGCAGGATCATGTCCGCGATCAGATGGAAATCTTTATAAAGGCCGCTCAGCTACGTGATGAAGCCTTAGATCACTTGTTGATTTTTGGTCCTCCGGGTCTGGGTAAAACCACCCTTGCCAACATTGTTGCCAATGAGATGGAAGTGAACATCCGTACCACGTCCGGCCCTGTGCTGGAAAAAGCGGGTGATCTGGCGGCTCTGCTGACCAATCTTGAAGAGAATGATGTTCTGTTTATTGATGAGATCCATCGTCTGAGCCCTATGGTCGAAGAGGTGCTCTATCCGGCTATGGAAGATTATCAGCTGGATATTATGATTGGTGAAGGCCCGGCGGCCCGCTCCATTAAGATTGACCTGCCTCCGTTTACTCTTATCGGCGCCACTACCCGTGCCGGTTCACTGACTTCGCCGCTGCGGGATCGTTTCGGAATCGTTCAACGTCTGGAGTACTATAAAGTTGAAGATCTGCAGCATATTGTTCAGCGCAGTGCCAGCTGTCTTAATCTGTCTATGGATCCCGGTGGGGCGCTGGAAGTGGCAAGGCGTGCCCGTGGTACACCACGTATCGCTAACCGCCTGCTGCGTAGAGTGAGGGACTATGCCGAAGTTAAAGGCGATGGCCATATCTCTGCAGAAGTGGCGGACAAAGCCCTTGATATGCTGGATGTAGATAGTCAGGGCTTCGACTATATGGACAGAAAACTATTGCTGGCCATTATGGAAAAATTCTCAGGCGGCCCTGTCGGGCTGGATAACCTTGCTGCTGCAATTGGGGAAGAGAAAGACACCATTGAAGATGTGCTTGAACCTTATCTGATACAGCAGGGCTATCTGCAAAGGACACCGAGAGGGCGGATTGCCACCAGCCGCGCTTATCTCCATTTTGGCTTAGTTCAGCCATAA
- the cydA gene encoding cytochrome ubiquinol oxidase subunit I: MIDIVDLSRLQFALTAMYHFLFVPLTLGMAFLLAIMESLYVMTDKQIYKDMTKFWGKLFGINFALGVATGLTMEFQFGTNWSYYSHYVGDIFGAPLAIEALVAFFLESTFVGLFFFGWDRLSKRQHLAVTWLVALGSNFSALWILVANGWMQNPVGAEFNFESMRMEMVSFAELVLNPVAQVKFVHTVASGYTCGAMFILGISSYYLLKGRDIAFARRSFAVAASFGMASILSVIVLGDESGYELGDVQKVKLAAIEAEWETEEAPAAFTLFGFPNQEKEHTDFAIKIPYVMGIIATRSFDTEVTGITDLKLEHEERIRNGMLAYDLLQKLRGGDKSEQNLQAFDDVKDDLGYGLLLKRYTENVVDATEEQIQSAVDDSIPTVWPLFWSFRIMVACGFIMLFVFGAAFLQTCRQKIERKPWVLKAALFSIPLPWIAIEMGWFVAEYGRQPWAVGEILPVDVAVSALSESDLWLSLFAILALYTVFLIAEVYLMVKFARKGPSSLKTGRYHFEQNADSAQDVMNRQVEA; the protein is encoded by the coding sequence ATGATTGACATAGTCGATTTATCGCGGTTGCAATTTGCGCTTACAGCGATGTATCACTTTTTATTTGTTCCTCTGACTCTGGGTATGGCGTTTTTACTCGCCATTATGGAGTCTCTTTACGTAATGACCGATAAGCAGATCTACAAGGACATGACAAAGTTCTGGGGTAAGCTGTTCGGTATCAACTTTGCTCTGGGTGTGGCTACCGGCCTTACTATGGAGTTTCAGTTTGGTACTAACTGGTCATACTATTCTCACTACGTAGGCGATATCTTTGGTGCCCCTCTTGCCATTGAAGCCTTGGTCGCATTCTTCCTTGAATCCACTTTTGTAGGTCTTTTCTTCTTTGGATGGGATCGTCTGTCAAAACGCCAACACCTTGCGGTAACCTGGTTGGTGGCTCTGGGTTCGAACTTCTCTGCACTTTGGATTCTGGTCGCTAACGGCTGGATGCAAAATCCCGTTGGTGCAGAGTTTAACTTCGAATCCATGCGTATGGAGATGGTAAGCTTTGCTGAGCTGGTTCTTAACCCTGTAGCTCAGGTGAAATTTGTCCATACCGTAGCTTCGGGCTACACCTGTGGCGCCATGTTTATTCTGGGTATCAGTTCTTACTATCTGCTGAAAGGCCGTGATATCGCCTTTGCCCGCCGCTCATTTGCAGTGGCTGCATCGTTCGGTATGGCATCTATCCTTTCGGTTATTGTGCTTGGTGATGAGTCTGGTTATGAGCTGGGCGATGTGCAGAAAGTGAAACTGGCTGCCATTGAAGCCGAGTGGGAGACGGAAGAAGCTCCGGCGGCATTTACTCTGTTTGGTTTCCCTAATCAAGAGAAAGAGCATACCGACTTCGCGATTAAGATCCCTTATGTAATGGGTATTATCGCTACCCGTTCTTTCGATACGGAAGTAACAGGTATTACCGATCTTAAACTTGAGCACGAAGAGCGTATCCGCAACGGTATGCTGGCTTATGACCTGCTGCAAAAACTGCGTGGCGGCGATAAGTCAGAGCAGAACCTGCAAGCCTTCGACGATGTGAAGGACGATCTGGGTTACGGTCTGCTGCTTAAGCGCTATACGGAAAATGTGGTCGATGCAACGGAAGAGCAGATCCAGTCTGCTGTTGATGATTCCATCCCGACCGTATGGCCGCTGTTCTGGTCATTCCGCATCATGGTAGCGTGTGGCTTTATTATGCTGTTTGTATTTGGTGCTGCCTTCCTGCAAACCTGCCGTCAGAAAATTGAGCGCAAACCTTGGGTACTTAAAGCGGCGCTATTCTCTATTCCGCTACCGTGGATCGCTATTGAGATGGGTTGGTTCGTGGCCGAGTATGGTCGTCAGCCTTGGGCGGTAGGTGAAATTCTGCCGGTTGATGTTGCGGTTTCTGCGCTTTCTGAGTCGGATCTCTGGCTGTCACTGTTTGCAATTCTGGCACTGTATACCGTGTTCCTGATTGCAGAAGTGTATCTGATGGTGAAGTTTGCCCGTAAGGGACCAAGCAGCCTGAAGACAGGTCGTTATCATTTCGAACAAAACGCTGATTCTGCGCAAGACGTTATGAATCGCCAAGTAGAAGCGTAA
- the cydB gene encoding cytochrome d ubiquinol oxidase subunit II translates to MFDYEILRFIWWVLVGVLLIGFAIADGFDMGVGALVPVLGKTDNERRVMINSIAPHWDGNQVWLITAGGALFAAWPLVYATSFSGFYLAMVVTLAALWLRPIGLDYRSKLEDKKWRNYWDIAISISGFVPPVIFGVAFGNLLQGVPFVLSDLIMPSYHGSFFALLNPFALVCGLISLGMFLMMGTTWLQMKTTDEVYNRARNLTKIVALAVTVLFVIAGIWIQGIEGYVIKSEIDTMAASNPLNKEVVREAGAWMANFYNYPLMWLAPVLGAVMPLVVIVATRAEKSGLAFLASSLTVAGVILTAGFTMFPFVMPSSMEPSHSLTMWDSTSSELTLQIMTAVAAVMVPVILSYTAWAYYKMFGRLDNQFIEENKNSLY, encoded by the coding sequence ATGTTTGATTACGAAATCTTGCGTTTTATCTGGTGGGTACTGGTAGGCGTTCTTCTTATCGGATTCGCTATTGCTGATGGTTTTGATATGGGTGTAGGCGCACTGGTTCCGGTTCTGGGTAAAACAGACAACGAACGTCGCGTGATGATCAACTCTATTGCCCCGCACTGGGACGGTAACCAGGTGTGGCTTATTACCGCCGGTGGTGCTCTGTTTGCTGCATGGCCGCTGGTTTACGCAACCTCTTTCTCAGGTTTCTATCTGGCGATGGTGGTGACTCTGGCTGCTCTTTGGCTTCGTCCTATTGGTCTGGACTACCGTTCAAAGCTGGAAGACAAAAAATGGCGCAACTACTGGGATATCGCTATCAGTATCTCCGGTTTTGTTCCGCCGGTAATCTTCGGTGTTGCCTTTGGTAACCTGCTGCAGGGTGTACCATTTGTACTGAGTGACCTGATTATGCCTAGCTACCACGGTTCATTCTTTGCACTGCTTAATCCGTTTGCGCTGGTTTGTGGTCTGATTAGCCTTGGTATGTTCCTGATGATGGGCACAACCTGGCTACAAATGAAAACCACAGATGAGGTGTATAACCGCGCCCGCAACCTGACTAAAATTGTTGCTCTTGCAGTAACGGTACTGTTCGTTATCGCCGGCATCTGGATTCAGGGCATCGAAGGCTATGTGATCAAGAGTGAAATCGACACCATGGCGGCATCGAACCCACTAAATAAAGAAGTGGTACGTGAAGCGGGTGCGTGGATGGCTAACTTTTACAACTATCCGCTAATGTGGCTGGCACCTGTACTGGGTGCAGTGATGCCGCTGGTTGTCATTGTGGCGACACGTGCTGAAAAATCTGGTCTGGCATTCCTTGCGTCAAGTCTGACTGTGGCGGGTGTTATCCTGACTGCCGGATTTACTATGTTCCCGTTTGTGATGCCTTCAAGCATGGAACCAAGCCATAGCTTAACCATGTGGGATTCTACATCCAGTGAGCTTACCCTGCAAATCATGACAGCAGTAGCTGCCGTTATGGTACCGGTAATACTGAGCTATACCGCATGGGCTTACTATAAAATGTTCGGTCGTCTGGATAACCAGTTTATCGAAGAAAACAAAAACTCACTGTACTAA
- the cydX gene encoding cytochrome bd-I oxidase subunit CydX, translating to MWYFAWILGVLLACAFGIINALWLEHSEMMDKDSE from the coding sequence ATGTGGTATTTCGCTTGGATTTTAGGTGTATTACTGGCGTGCGCATTCGGCATTATCAACGCGCTCTGGCTGGAACATTCAGAAATGATGGATAAAGATAGTGAGTAA
- the ybgE gene encoding cyd operon protein YbgE gives MSKLAGQVDNWHRPIDKALFRALSFLLAIGHAGLILWEPNQYAEAIGGFNVVIAPLLIWAICSGVIFGIGFVQRSPYWRLFFSPYLSLTILLYLTALYLFA, from the coding sequence GTGAGTAAACTGGCGGGTCAGGTTGATAACTGGCATCGCCCGATAGATAAAGCCCTGTTCCGGGCTTTATCTTTTCTGCTGGCCATCGGCCATGCCGGATTGATTTTGTGGGAACCAAACCAATATGCCGAGGCAATTGGCGGTTTTAATGTGGTAATAGCACCACTGCTTATCTGGGCAATATGCTCAGGGGTGATATTCGGTATTGGTTTTGTACAGAGAAGCCCATACTGGCGGCTGTTTTTCAGCCCCTACCTGTCGCTGACGATACTTCTGTATCTGACCGCACTTTATCTCTTCGCTTAA
- the ybgC gene encoding tol-pal system-associated acyl-CoA thioesterase has product MEQAIAPQFRWPVTVYYEDTDAGGVVYHSNYLKYFERARTELLRSVGVSQQVLLEQQTGFVVRHMDIDFLLGAKLDEHLTVVTTIAELKKASISFCQEMVNHQGDVLCRATVKVACVNSLKMKPKAIPGSIIAELKSE; this is encoded by the coding sequence GTGGAGCAAGCAATAGCCCCTCAGTTTCGTTGGCCTGTCACCGTCTACTACGAAGACACGGATGCAGGCGGAGTTGTCTATCATTCAAACTATCTGAAGTATTTTGAAAGAGCGCGGACTGAACTCTTACGCTCTGTTGGTGTCTCTCAACAGGTACTACTTGAACAACAAACCGGTTTTGTTGTTCGCCATATGGACATCGATTTTTTGCTGGGTGCAAAGCTGGATGAACATCTGACGGTAGTTACAACCATTGCAGAATTAAAAAAAGCGTCGATTAGCTTTTGTCAGGAAATGGTTAATCATCAGGGTGACGTCTTGTGCAGAGCGACTGTTAAGGTAGCATGCGTAAACAGTTTAAAAATGAAACCTAAAGCGATCCCGGGTTCAATTATTGCGGAGTTAAAGTCAGAGTGA
- the tolQ gene encoding protein TolQ: MNAEISILDLFLQAGLLVKLVMLVLLGMSVASWAMIIQRSKVLSSAIKDASEFEDKFWSTQDLSQLYQQVKARKDNLSGTEEIFYSGFTEFARLRRTAGSSRDSVMDGTGRAMRVSVSREVDELETSLPFLATVGSISPYIGLFGTVWGIMHAFIALGEVKQATLSMVAPGIAEALVATAMGLFAAIPAVMAYNRLSNRVSKLEHSYATFSEEFHSILHRQAMSDKE, encoded by the coding sequence GTGAATGCCGAAATTTCTATTCTAGATCTATTTTTGCAGGCCGGTTTACTGGTTAAGTTGGTTATGTTGGTGTTACTGGGTATGTCCGTTGCATCATGGGCAATGATCATTCAACGCAGCAAAGTGCTCTCTTCAGCAATTAAAGATGCCAGTGAGTTTGAAGACAAATTCTGGTCTACTCAGGATCTTTCTCAGCTATATCAGCAAGTAAAAGCGCGTAAAGATAACCTTTCCGGAACGGAAGAGATTTTTTATTCAGGTTTTACCGAGTTTGCCCGTCTGAGAAGAACAGCTGGTTCATCCCGCGATTCAGTGATGGACGGAACCGGACGTGCCATGCGGGTAAGTGTTTCCCGTGAAGTGGATGAGCTTGAAACCAGCCTGCCGTTTCTGGCAACCGTAGGTTCCATCAGCCCTTATATCGGCCTGTTTGGTACGGTCTGGGGAATTATGCACGCCTTTATCGCTCTGGGTGAAGTAAAGCAGGCAACCCTGTCAATGGTTGCCCCCGGTATCGCCGAGGCGCTGGTTGCTACGGCAATGGGTCTGTTTGCAGCTATTCCGGCAGTAATGGCTTATAACCGCTTAAGTAACCGTGTTAGTAAGCTTGAGCACTCATATGCCACCTTCTCTGAAGAGTTCCACAGTATTCTCCACCGTCAGGCGATGAGCGATAAGGAATAG